The Thermosynechococcus sp. genome has a segment encoding these proteins:
- a CDS encoding putative peptidoglycan glycosyltransferase FtsW — MSWWRFLPFGDCRRASEAVGDLRQWRLEARLLHWLTLVWIGLGLVVLFSASFPVGLAETGDGLYYFTRQLLWLALGWAGFQLFLRLPLRRSLQMAIPGFFLFLLLIWATRLPGVGTTVMGATRWISIGPFQLQPSEMMKPFLVLQAAWVFSAWRRLHLKARWFWLTAFALTLLGILIQPNLSTTALCGITLWLIALGAGLPLAPLLLTAMSGLGLAVLSISINDYQRRRVMSFLNPWADAMGDGYQLVQSLLAVASGGVLGAGYGFSQQKLSYLPIQHTDFIFAVYAEETGLVGCLLLLALLVAYGWLGMRVVNRARDSLIQLTALGATVMMLLQALINIGVAIGLLPTTGLPFPFFSYGGSSMMASMAIAGLLIRCAREGQQAEVMAFPGATNAHSRTSRSTRRRAVAVVPLRPKGINKP, encoded by the coding sequence GTGAGTTGGTGGCGTTTTCTCCCCTTTGGCGATTGCCGACGGGCCAGCGAAGCAGTTGGCGACCTGCGGCAGTGGAGGCTGGAAGCACGATTGCTCCACTGGTTGACCCTTGTATGGATTGGTCTTGGTTTAGTCGTTCTCTTTTCCGCCAGTTTTCCCGTGGGCTTGGCTGAAACAGGGGATGGGCTGTACTACTTTACGCGCCAGTTACTGTGGCTTGCCCTTGGCTGGGCAGGGTTTCAACTGTTTTTACGGTTACCCTTGCGGCGATCGCTCCAGATGGCCATTCCGGGCTTCTTTTTGTTTTTGCTACTCATCTGGGCAACGCGACTCCCGGGGGTCGGGACAACGGTGATGGGCGCCACCCGCTGGATTAGTATTGGCCCCTTTCAACTCCAGCCCTCGGAGATGATGAAGCCTTTTTTAGTCCTGCAAGCTGCTTGGGTGTTTAGCGCTTGGCGGCGGCTACACCTGAAGGCGCGCTGGTTTTGGTTAACGGCCTTTGCCCTGACACTCTTGGGGATTTTAATTCAACCGAACCTCAGTACCACCGCCCTCTGTGGCATTACGTTGTGGCTAATTGCCCTCGGGGCAGGTTTGCCTTTGGCACCCCTGCTGTTGACGGCCATGAGTGGCTTGGGCTTAGCGGTTCTCAGCATCAGCATTAATGATTACCAACGGCGGCGGGTCATGTCCTTCCTGAACCCTTGGGCGGATGCGATGGGGGATGGCTACCAGCTAGTACAGAGTCTATTGGCAGTGGCCTCAGGGGGCGTTTTGGGTGCCGGGTATGGCTTTTCCCAGCAAAAGCTCTCCTACTTACCGATTCAGCACACCGACTTTATTTTTGCGGTTTATGCCGAAGAAACAGGGTTGGTGGGCTGTCTGCTGCTGTTGGCACTGTTGGTGGCCTATGGTTGGCTGGGAATGCGAGTGGTAAATCGGGCGCGGGATTCCCTGATCCAGCTCACTGCCTTGGGGGCAACGGTGATGATGCTCCTCCAAGCCCTGATTAATATCGGTGTAGCGATTGGTCTGTTGCCAACAACGGGATTACCCTTTCCCTTCTTTAGCTATGGGGGGAGCTCAATGATGGCCAGTATGGCGATCGCTGGCCTGTTGATTCGCTGTGCCCGTGAAGGGCAGCAGGCAGAGGTGATGGCCTTCCCCGGTGCGACAAACGCTCACTCCAGAACCTCCAGAAGCACCCGCCGCCGTGCGGTTGCCGTGGTCCCCCTGCGTCCCAAAGGAATCAATAAACCCTAG
- a CDS encoding PhoX family phosphatase → MGEYFGDLLSRALSRRAVLKTALFGAAGLTLASLPKVGVAATSLGFSTIYPNADDKITLPAGFEHGVVIRWGDALDGGENLDWNRIHQTVRAADVQRQRYCFGYNCDFVGYQRTPNGKHLLVVNHEYTNPELMFERVGDRPSQWQAALQREAHGLSIVEISKNANGGWRYVNASPYNYRITGSTPCEISGPAKGHPLLKTAADPTGRRVNGTLNNCAAGKTPWGTVLTCEENFHSYFGGSDRNLTELVKTLHRRYGLPSPRADRYGFYFYEDRFNLEKEPNEAFRFGWVVEVDPLNPTRLPIKRTALGRFRHEAATTVIAPDGRVVVYMGDDERFEYAYKFITKGKYRANNRAANLNLLDQGDLYVARFNDDLTGEWRLIARVSDNKIMPNPSLPDIFQKEPALCFINTRGAADALGATKMDRPEDFEWNPVTKSVWLALTYNEKRKDSDRANPRPENAMGHVIEIVEQGNNPAALQFRWALPLLCGDPTAPETSRQLVLYGRPTNTKVPAISAPDNFTFDRAGNVWIATDGNGASSRLGKNDGVYVLSPGRRELKMFLSAVPGCEVCGPEFSSDYKTFFCAIQHPGEGAKSTADLPTRWPYGDQVVVPRPSVIAVWRQDGREVSA, encoded by the coding sequence ATGGGCGAGTATTTTGGTGATCTGTTATCCCGTGCCTTGAGCCGCCGCGCTGTTTTGAAAACAGCCCTCTTTGGCGCTGCGGGTTTGACCCTTGCAAGCTTACCTAAAGTCGGTGTGGCTGCAACCTCCCTAGGATTTTCAACGATTTACCCTAATGCAGACGACAAAATCACCTTGCCGGCGGGCTTTGAGCATGGCGTGGTCATTCGCTGGGGGGATGCCCTCGATGGGGGTGAAAACCTAGACTGGAACCGCATTCATCAAACAGTTAGGGCAGCAGATGTGCAGCGGCAACGGTACTGCTTTGGCTACAACTGTGATTTTGTGGGGTATCAGAGGACACCCAACGGCAAACATCTGCTAGTGGTTAACCATGAGTACACGAACCCTGAACTGATGTTTGAAAGGGTGGGCGATCGCCCGAGTCAATGGCAAGCGGCCCTCCAGCGGGAAGCCCATGGCCTTTCAATTGTTGAGATTAGCAAAAACGCCAATGGTGGCTGGCGGTATGTCAACGCCTCTCCCTATAACTATCGGATTACGGGGTCAACCCCCTGTGAAATTTCTGGCCCTGCCAAAGGGCACCCCCTCCTGAAAACGGCCGCTGATCCGACCGGCCGGCGCGTCAACGGCACCCTCAATAACTGCGCAGCGGGCAAAACCCCTTGGGGGACAGTCTTGACCTGTGAGGAAAATTTTCATAGCTATTTTGGGGGGAGCGATCGCAACCTCACAGAGCTGGTGAAGACCTTGCATCGGCGCTATGGCCTTCCCAGCCCGCGGGCCGATCGCTATGGTTTTTACTTCTACGAAGACCGTTTCAACCTTGAAAAGGAACCCAATGAGGCCTTTCGCTTTGGCTGGGTTGTGGAAGTGGATCCCCTCAATCCTACTCGCTTGCCCATCAAACGCACCGCTCTAGGGCGCTTTCGCCATGAGGCTGCAACAACTGTCATTGCCCCCGATGGACGAGTCGTCGTCTACATGGGGGATGATGAACGCTTTGAGTATGCCTATAAATTCATTACCAAGGGCAAGTACCGAGCCAACAACCGTGCCGCCAACTTGAACCTGTTGGATCAAGGCGATCTCTACGTTGCGCGGTTTAACGACGATCTGACGGGTGAATGGCGCCTAATTGCCCGTGTCAGCGATAACAAAATTATGCCAAATCCCAGTTTGCCTGATATCTTTCAAAAGGAGCCGGCGCTGTGCTTTATCAATACACGGGGGGCAGCCGATGCCCTTGGGGCAACAAAAATGGATCGGCCAGAAGATTTTGAATGGAATCCTGTCACTAAAAGTGTCTGGCTTGCCTTGACATACAACGAAAAGCGTAAGGACAGCGATCGCGCCAATCCTCGCCCCGAAAACGCAATGGGCCATGTGATTGAGATTGTGGAGCAGGGAAATAATCCGGCTGCCTTGCAGTTCCGGTGGGCGTTGCCCTTGCTCTGCGGCGACCCCACCGCCCCAGAGACAAGCCGTCAGTTAGTGCTTTATGGCCGACCCACCAACACTAAGGTGCCTGCCATCTCCGCACCCGACAATTTTACTTTTGACCGCGCTGGCAATGTCTGGATTGCTACGGATGGCAACGGGGCATCAAGTCGCCTCGGCAAAAATGATGGCGTTTATGTCCTCAGCCCAGGGCGCCGCGAACTGAAGATGTTTCTCTCTGCTGTGCCTGGCTGTGAAGTTTGTGGGCCGGAGTTTAGCAGTGACTACAAAACCTTCTTCTGTGCTATTCAACATCCAGGGGAAGGGGCAAAGTCCACAGCGGATCTACCAACGCGCTGGCCCTATGGTGACCAAGTCGTCGTGCCGCGCCCTTCGGTCATTGCCGTGTGGCGTCAAGATGGCCGTGAAGTGTCAGCCTAG
- a CDS encoding ABC transporter ATP-binding protein: MATLLELRELRVAYPGIETSSAATLVVDGVSFCVAAGERFGLVGESGCGKSTIAKAILQLLPPRSQVFGEIALQGQSLLGLTASQLRRLRGEQIGLVFQDPMTRLNPLMRVYDHCDELLRSHWSAWSRRQRRQRVIEVLDRVKIPANRLHQYPHELSGGMRQRVAIALALLLNPPLLIADEPTTALDVTVAAEILDELTRLCQQEQRGLLLISHDLALMAKYCDRLAVMHQGKIVELGAAQQVLQRPQHPYTQSLLAATQLTFPQPPPLDTAPELLRVENLQRHYRLGGWLQPQTTIRAVDGVDLTLRRGETLGLVGESGCGKSTLSRLILQLIPANAGEVVFWGRNLTQLSAAQLRRTRRDLQMIFQDPHACLNPKMTVEQNLLEPLLIHRLMGKRAAQERVREMLVQVELTPAAAYLHRYPHALSGGQRQRVAIARALITQPQLVICDEPVSMLDAHIQAQVLALMQELKEQLQLTYLFITHDLAIARRFCDRVAVMYRGKIVELAPTAQLFACPQHPYTQKLLAAALS; this comes from the coding sequence ATGGCGACTCTTTTAGAACTCAGGGAACTGCGGGTCGCCTACCCTGGAATAGAGACATCATCTGCTGCAACACTCGTGGTGGATGGTGTTTCTTTTTGTGTAGCCGCAGGGGAGCGGTTTGGCTTAGTCGGGGAGTCGGGTTGCGGCAAATCCACAATTGCTAAAGCCATTTTGCAGTTATTGCCACCGCGGTCACAGGTTTTTGGCGAGATCGCACTTCAGGGGCAATCCCTTTTGGGCCTGACTGCTTCCCAATTGCGGCGGCTGCGAGGTGAGCAAATTGGCTTGGTCTTTCAGGATCCGATGACGCGCCTCAATCCGCTCATGCGCGTCTATGACCACTGCGATGAGCTATTGCGGAGTCATTGGTCTGCTTGGAGCCGTCGCCAACGGCGGCAGCGCGTTATTGAGGTGTTGGATCGAGTAAAAATTCCTGCCAATCGCCTCCATCAGTATCCCCATGAGTTGAGTGGGGGGATGCGTCAACGGGTGGCGATCGCCCTTGCCTTGCTATTGAACCCACCCCTCCTCATTGCCGATGAACCAACAACGGCCCTGGATGTAACCGTTGCCGCAGAAATTCTAGATGAACTCACACGCCTGTGCCAACAGGAGCAGCGGGGGCTGTTACTCATTTCCCATGATCTGGCACTCATGGCCAAATATTGCGATCGCCTGGCGGTAATGCACCAAGGCAAGATTGTGGAACTGGGAGCGGCTCAGCAAGTGCTGCAACGGCCACAGCACCCCTATACCCAATCCTTACTTGCAGCTACCCAACTCACCTTTCCACAGCCTCCACCCTTGGACACTGCTCCGGAACTGCTGCGGGTTGAGAATTTACAGCGGCACTACCGCTTGGGGGGATGGTTACAACCGCAAACCACGATTCGGGCGGTGGATGGCGTTGACCTAACGCTGCGGCGCGGGGAAACCCTTGGCCTTGTTGGTGAGTCTGGCTGTGGCAAAAGTACACTTTCGCGCTTAATTCTGCAACTGATTCCTGCCAATGCCGGTGAAGTGGTCTTTTGGGGGCGCAATTTAACTCAATTGTCAGCGGCCCAACTGCGCCGAACCCGCCGTGATCTGCAAATGATTTTCCAAGACCCCCATGCCTGCCTGAACCCCAAAATGACCGTGGAGCAAAATTTGCTGGAGCCACTGCTCATTCATCGGCTGATGGGGAAACGGGCTGCCCAGGAACGGGTGCGCGAGATGCTGGTGCAGGTGGAATTGACCCCCGCGGCCGCCTACCTTCATCGCTATCCCCATGCCCTATCGGGGGGACAACGCCAGCGGGTGGCGATCGCCCGCGCCCTAATTACCCAGCCGCAACTGGTGATCTGTGATGAACCGGTGAGTATGCTCGATGCCCATATTCAAGCCCAGGTGCTGGCGCTGATGCAAGAGTTAAAGGAACAGTTGCAACTGACCTACCTCTTTATCACCCACGATCTGGCGATCGCCCGGCGCTTTTGCGATCGCGTTGCGGTAATGTATCGTGGCAAAATTGTCGAGCTTGCCCCCACGGCACAACTCTTTGCTTGCCCGCAGCATCCCTATACGCAAAAACTCCTAGCCGCTGCCTTGTCTTAA
- a CDS encoding photosystem II manganese-stabilizing polypeptide produces MKYRILMATLLAVCLGIFSLSAPAFAAKQTLTYDDIVGTGLANKCPTLDDTARGAYPIDSSQTYRIAQLCLQPTTFLVKEEPKNKRQEAEFVPTKLVTRETTSLDQIQGELKVNSDGSLTFVEEDGIDFQPVTVQMPGGERIPLLFTVKNLVASTQPNVTSITTSTDFKGEFNVPSYRTANFLDPKGRGLASGYDSAIALPQAKEEELARANVKRFSLTKGQISLNVAKVDGRTGEIAGTFESEQLSDDDMGAHEPHEVKIQGVFYARIEPV; encoded by the coding sequence ATGAAATATCGCATTTTAATGGCGACTCTGCTGGCGGTATGTCTAGGGATTTTTTCCTTGAGCGCCCCCGCTTTTGCTGCAAAACAGACTTTAACCTATGACGATATTGTCGGTACAGGTCTGGCCAACAAGTGCCCCACCCTGGATGATACGGCGCGTGGTGCCTATCCCATTGATAGCTCCCAAACCTATCGCATTGCCCAACTGTGCCTGCAGCCGACAACATTTTTGGTCAAGGAAGAGCCCAAGAACAAACGCCAAGAGGCCGAATTTGTGCCCACAAAACTGGTGACCCGCGAAACCACGAGCTTGGATCAAATTCAGGGGGAACTCAAGGTCAACAGCGATGGCAGTCTGACGTTTGTGGAAGAGGATGGGATTGATTTCCAACCAGTGACAGTGCAAATGCCCGGTGGTGAGCGCATCCCACTGCTGTTTACGGTGAAAAACTTGGTGGCGAGCACTCAGCCCAACGTTACCAGTATCACCACTTCAACGGATTTCAAGGGGGAATTCAACGTTCCTTCCTACCGCACCGCCAACTTCCTCGATCCTAAAGGACGGGGCTTGGCCTCTGGTTATGACTCGGCGATCGCCCTTCCCCAAGCAAAGGAAGAAGAACTGGCTCGCGCCAACGTTAAACGCTTCTCCCTCACCAAGGGTCAAATTTCTCTGAATGTGGCGAAAGTGGATGGCCGCACCGGTGAGATTGCTGGCACCTTTGAAAGTGAGCAACTCTCCGATGATGATATGGGTGCCCACGAACCCCATGAAGTAAAAATTCAAGGGGTCTTTTACGCCCGCATCGAACCTGTCTAG
- a CDS encoding serine/threonine-protein kinase — MSEPHRDTNISQVLMNRYRLTELIGKGSMGRVYRAEDILLGGVPVAVKFLSQTLLNDRMKTRFAQEARAGALLGQKTMHVVRVLDYGMNNEEIPFYVMEFLEGENLSDLLLEEPLPLSRFLRIARHMCLALQVAHEGIIIEGQKCPIIHRDIKPSNVLVIQDGTMGELAKLLDFGIAKFLGDVSEKGQTSSFMGTLAYCSPEQIEGRELDHRSDIYSLGITMYELLTGKMPIQAESHSIGSWFKAHHFQKPIPFNVASPGLHLPPALEELIMACMAKSPSDRPQDVAEIIKVLTALEEQFGSTRVTQPGVEVAAKVSQPSERQSQPPVALATVEEVCWQSVWPADKPVAEIVFPMPLYAQRESAASLWVMLPRSEIDRRMLNLRYNQFLFTTSPHPMILWITAIYDPKQGPRWLPCYLDMKLPRNQELCLLLSETGYYPLLFFSLEDPQHCLNVRMFTIATFQRQLLRDWLQTSKNLPSSAPAVVSRNLLKAEFENYKPQILAKLENVKMATVID, encoded by the coding sequence ATGTCAGAACCCCACCGCGACACCAACATCAGCCAAGTCCTCATGAACCGGTATCGGCTCACGGAGTTAATTGGTAAAGGCTCAATGGGGCGGGTCTATCGCGCAGAAGATATTCTGCTTGGGGGTGTTCCCGTTGCCGTTAAATTCCTGTCGCAAACCCTGCTCAACGATCGCATGAAAACCCGCTTTGCCCAAGAAGCGCGGGCGGGTGCTCTCCTTGGCCAGAAAACTATGCACGTGGTGCGGGTGCTCGACTACGGCATGAACAATGAGGAAATTCCCTTCTACGTCATGGAATTTTTAGAGGGGGAAAACCTCAGTGATTTGCTCCTAGAAGAACCCCTGCCTTTAAGCCGCTTTCTGCGCATTGCACGGCACATGTGCCTTGCTCTTCAGGTAGCCCATGAGGGAATTATCATCGAAGGTCAAAAATGCCCGATTATTCACCGTGACATCAAACCCAGTAATGTCCTTGTGATTCAGGATGGCACGATGGGGGAACTCGCCAAGCTATTAGATTTTGGAATTGCCAAATTTTTGGGGGATGTCTCTGAAAAGGGCCAAACCTCGTCGTTTATGGGCACTTTGGCCTACTGTTCGCCAGAACAAATTGAAGGGCGGGAATTGGATCACCGCTCTGATATCTACAGTCTGGGCATCACCATGTATGAGTTACTCACAGGCAAGATGCCCATTCAGGCGGAAAGCCACTCTATCGGTAGTTGGTTTAAGGCGCACCACTTTCAAAAGCCCATTCCCTTCAATGTGGCGAGTCCGGGGCTGCATCTTCCCCCTGCCCTGGAGGAACTGATCATGGCCTGTATGGCCAAATCCCCCAGTGATCGCCCCCAAGATGTTGCGGAAATTATCAAAGTTCTCACAGCCCTTGAGGAACAGTTTGGCAGTACTCGAGTCACCCAGCCGGGGGTAGAGGTTGCCGCCAAGGTATCTCAACCCTCAGAACGCCAATCTCAACCGCCTGTTGCCCTTGCAACGGTTGAGGAAGTCTGCTGGCAAAGTGTTTGGCCTGCGGATAAACCCGTAGCGGAAATTGTCTTTCCCATGCCCTTGTATGCGCAACGGGAATCAGCGGCGTCGCTGTGGGTGATGTTGCCTCGGTCCGAGATTGATCGGCGCATGCTTAATCTTCGCTACAACCAGTTTCTCTTCACCACCAGTCCCCACCCGATGATCCTCTGGATTACCGCTATTTATGATCCCAAGCAAGGTCCCCGCTGGTTGCCCTGCTATTTGGATATGAAACTGCCACGCAACCAAGAACTCTGCCTTTTGCTTTCAGAAACGGGTTATTACCCGCTGCTGTTTTTCTCCCTTGAGGATCCGCAACACTGCCTCAATGTCCGCATGTTTACGATCGCAACCTTCCAGCGGCAACTCCTACGGGACTGGCTGCAAACCAGTAAAAACTTACCCAGTTCAGCCCCAGCGGTTGTGAGCCGGAATCTCCTTAAGGCAGAATTTGAAAACTACAAGCCCCAAATCCTCGCCAAGCTAGAGAACGTGAAAATGGCGACAGTCATTGATTAG
- a CDS encoding chlorophyll a/b-binding protein — protein MEDTKTIKAEDRNAWVFGFTPQAEIWNGRLAMIGFVAALLTELITKQGVLHFWGLL, from the coding sequence ATGGAAGATACCAAAACCATTAAAGCTGAAGACCGGAATGCATGGGTGTTTGGATTTACCCCCCAAGCTGAAATTTGGAACGGTCGCCTTGCCATGATTGGCTTTGTGGCGGCACTGCTCACAGAACTGATCACCAAACAAGGGGTGCTTCACTTCTGGGGTCTCCTCTAG
- the ndhM gene encoding photosynthetic/respiratory NAD(P)H-quinone oxidoreductase subunit M, with protein sequence MLLKSTTRHVHIYAGHVVDGEVHPDTETLTLNVDPDNELEWNEAALAKVEAKFQELVANAAGEDLTEYNLRRIGSDLEHFIRSLLMQGEIGYNLNSRVRNYSLGIPRVNHG encoded by the coding sequence ATGCTACTGAAGTCCACAACACGCCACGTTCACATCTATGCCGGCCATGTGGTAGATGGTGAAGTTCATCCTGATACCGAAACGCTGACGCTGAATGTGGATCCCGATAACGAATTGGAGTGGAACGAAGCCGCCCTTGCGAAAGTGGAAGCCAAGTTTCAGGAATTGGTGGCCAATGCTGCAGGGGAAGACTTGACGGAATACAATTTGCGGCGCATTGGCTCAGACTTGGAGCACTTTATTCGCTCCTTACTGATGCAGGGGGAAATTGGCTACAACCTCAATAGTCGTGTGCGCAACTATAGTCTGGGGATTCCCCGCGTAAATCACGGCTAG
- a CDS encoding ATP-binding protein has translation MDRGSGIPEAALPHGYERFYGIYRDQEQPRGFGLGLGILQQILDAHQGQHRNSKLCGSRNECVY, from the coding sequence GTGGATAGGGGGAGCGGTATTCCAGAAGCGGCGCTTCCCCATGGATACGAGCGCTTTTATGGTATTTACCGAGATCAGGAACAACCGCGGGGATTTGGTTTGGGGCTAGGGATCCTCCAGCAAATTCTCGATGCCCATCAAGGACAACATAGAAATTCAAAGTTGTGTGGGTCAAGGAACGAGTGTGTTTATTGA
- a CDS encoding cation:proton antiporter, giving the protein MPLITLLLQPLLADVGAESVNLAEVGPLISAAVLLSLVVIYFASKVGGEICARINFPPVLGELVGGVVVGTSVLHLLVFSEGGATEPAVLTTFIQQTASIDGTVASVVANTASEVISVLSEIGVMILLFEIGLESDLEGLLKVGPQAAVVAVVGVVAPFAAGTLGLVSLFHVDLVPAIFAGAALTATSIGITAKVLAEIQRLTSPEGQIIIGAAVLDDILGIIVLAVVASLAKTGTVEISNVIYLIISSVVFLVGSVVVGRLLSPLFLGMVDRLSTRGNLLVPSLIFAFVLGYVAVILQLEAILGAFTAGLVLGETEKRRELEEQILPIADMLVPVFFVCVGARTDISVLNPLEPANRAGLIIASFLVLVAIVGKVVTGATVFGQPGINRWAIGIGMVPRGEVGLIFAAVGSASGVLSKALDASIIVMVIVTTFIAPPLLRLVFKPEATEALPTSDIAVESPPEG; this is encoded by the coding sequence ATGCCCTTGATAACGTTACTTTTGCAACCTTTGCTTGCCGATGTTGGAGCAGAATCAGTGAATCTGGCGGAAGTGGGTCCATTGATCTCGGCAGCTGTGCTGCTGAGTCTAGTGGTGATCTACTTTGCCAGCAAAGTCGGCGGTGAAATTTGTGCCCGCATTAACTTTCCACCTGTCCTGGGAGAACTGGTAGGGGGTGTGGTCGTTGGTACTTCCGTCTTGCACTTACTGGTCTTTTCTGAAGGGGGGGCAACCGAGCCCGCCGTCCTGACGACCTTTATCCAACAGACGGCAAGCATCGATGGCACTGTCGCTTCAGTAGTTGCCAATACCGCCAGCGAAGTTATTTCCGTCCTCTCGGAAATTGGCGTCATGATCCTGCTTTTTGAGATTGGCCTAGAATCGGATTTAGAGGGACTGTTGAAGGTGGGGCCTCAGGCTGCCGTTGTTGCTGTGGTGGGGGTGGTGGCTCCCTTTGCCGCTGGCACCCTTGGTCTGGTGAGCCTGTTTCATGTGGACTTGGTCCCCGCCATCTTTGCCGGTGCCGCCCTCACGGCAACCAGTATCGGGATCACGGCCAAAGTGCTTGCAGAGATTCAACGGCTGACTTCCCCGGAAGGTCAAATCATTATTGGGGCAGCGGTTCTGGATGACATTCTTGGCATTATTGTGCTGGCAGTGGTGGCGAGTCTAGCCAAAACTGGCACAGTCGAGATCAGCAATGTGATCTATCTGATTATTAGCTCCGTCGTGTTTTTGGTGGGTTCTGTTGTCGTGGGGCGGCTGCTGAGTCCTTTGTTTTTGGGGATGGTCGATCGCCTGAGCACACGCGGTAACTTGCTGGTTCCCTCCTTGATCTTCGCCTTTGTCCTGGGTTATGTCGCTGTAATTCTGCAACTGGAAGCGATTCTCGGTGCATTTACCGCTGGCTTAGTTCTTGGGGAAACGGAAAAACGGCGGGAGCTAGAGGAGCAAATTTTGCCCATTGCCGATATGTTGGTGCCGGTGTTCTTTGTCTGTGTCGGCGCACGCACCGATATTAGTGTTCTGAATCCCCTAGAACCAGCCAATCGTGCCGGTCTGATCATTGCCTCCTTCCTCGTACTGGTGGCCATTGTGGGTAAAGTGGTAACAGGAGCAACGGTCTTTGGTCAGCCGGGCATTAACCGTTGGGCGATTGGCATTGGCATGGTGCCGCGGGGTGAGGTGGGGTTAATTTTTGCTGCTGTCGGGTCTGCCAGTGGTGTGCTCTCAAAGGCTCTAGATGCCAGCATTATCGTGATGGTGATTGTGACCACCTTCATTGCGCCACCTCTGTTGCGTTTGGTCTTTAAGCCAGAGGCCACAGAGGCGTTGCCGACCTCGGATATTGCAGTAGAGTCTCCCCCAGAAGGATAG
- the trmFO gene encoding FADH(2)-oxidizing methylenetetrahydrofolate--tRNA-(uracil(54)-C(5))-methyltransferase TrmFO: MERITVIGGGLAGTEAAWQIARAGLPVVLYEMRPHVASPAHHTAELAELVCSNSFGAKASDRATGLLHHELRALGSLIIATADRHQVPAGGALAVDRAQFSRELTETLESHPLVTVRREELRRLPESGIVVLATGPLTSEALSADLQCLTGLDYLSFFDAASPIVVGESINREVAFLASRYDRGEAAYLNCPFRAEEYQRFWQALCEAEQAPLKDFERENAQFFEACLPVEELARRGVDTLRFGPLKPVGLRDPRTGERPYAVAQLRQEDRHGQLWNLVGFQTNLRWGEQQRVFRMIPGLEQAEFVRMGVMHRNTFLNAPKLLRASLQFRDRPTLLAAGQITGTEGYTAAAAGGWLAGTNAARLARGLAPLVLPPTTMAGALFHYISTTESKGFQPMPPNFGILPPLEQPVRQKALRYAAYRDRALKDLSTWATALSLPLQPLALDGCAPATVEAGA; the protein is encoded by the coding sequence ATGGAACGGATTACGGTCATTGGTGGTGGTTTAGCCGGTACAGAAGCGGCTTGGCAAATTGCCCGTGCCGGTCTGCCGGTGGTCCTCTATGAAATGCGCCCGCACGTGGCTAGTCCAGCCCACCATACGGCGGAGTTGGCAGAGTTGGTGTGCAGTAATTCCTTTGGTGCCAAGGCGAGCGATCGCGCCACAGGGCTATTACACCATGAACTGCGTGCCCTCGGGTCACTGATTATTGCTACTGCCGATCGCCATCAAGTGCCTGCCGGGGGCGCCCTAGCGGTGGATCGCGCCCAGTTTAGTCGTGAGTTGACTGAAACCCTCGAAAGCCATCCCCTTGTGACAGTGCGGCGCGAAGAACTGCGCCGCCTCCCAGAAAGCGGGATTGTGGTCTTGGCCACCGGCCCCCTGACCAGTGAAGCCCTGAGTGCCGATCTTCAATGCCTTACCGGACTGGACTACCTGAGTTTTTTTGATGCCGCCAGCCCAATTGTGGTCGGGGAGTCCATTAACCGTGAGGTGGCCTTTTTGGCTTCCCGCTATGACCGCGGCGAAGCGGCTTATCTCAACTGTCCCTTCAGGGCTGAAGAATACCAGCGGTTTTGGCAGGCGCTTTGTGAAGCCGAACAGGCGCCCCTAAAGGACTTTGAGCGCGAGAATGCCCAATTTTTTGAGGCTTGCCTACCCGTAGAGGAATTGGCGCGGCGAGGGGTGGATACCCTGCGCTTTGGCCCTTTGAAACCTGTGGGCTTGCGGGATCCACGTACGGGGGAGCGTCCCTATGCGGTGGCACAACTGCGCCAGGAGGATCGCCATGGCCAACTGTGGAACTTAGTGGGTTTTCAAACCAATCTGCGCTGGGGGGAGCAGCAGCGGGTCTTTCGCATGATCCCCGGCTTAGAGCAGGCGGAGTTTGTGCGCATGGGGGTGATGCACCGCAATACCTTCTTGAATGCACCGAAGTTGTTGAGGGCCAGTCTTCAGTTTCGCGATCGCCCCACCCTCTTGGCAGCGGGTCAAATTACCGGCACCGAAGGTTATACGGCAGCGGCAGCAGGGGGCTGGCTAGCGGGAACGAACGCCGCTCGCTTGGCACGGGGACTTGCACCCTTGGTATTGCCCCCAACAACAATGGCGGGTGCCCTCTTTCACTACATCAGTACGACTGAGAGCAAAGGGTTCCAGCCGATGCCCCCCAACTTTGGCATTTTGCCACCCCTAGAGCAACCAGTGCGGCAAAAGGCGTTGCGCTATGCCGCCTATCGCGATCGCGCCCTCAAAGATTTAAGCACCTGGGCAACAGCCCTGTCGCTGCCCCTACAGCCTCTAGCGTTAGATGGGTGCGCTCCCGCCACCGTTGAAGCTGGAGCCTAA